From the genome of Candidatus Zixiibacteriota bacterium:
GTCACCGACCGGGTTGATCCCTCCATATATGAGCCGGTGCGTCTGGCCGAGGCCTCTGCCGACAGCCCGCGCATTGCCATTATCGGAGCCGGCCCGGCAGGACTGACGGCCGCCCATTATCTCTCGTTGAGAGGATATAAATCGACCGTGTTCGATTCCGAGCGGAAACCGGGCGGCATGATGTTCAGCGCTATTCCGGCCTACCGTCTCCCGCGGGAAGTGATTGAAAAAGAGATCGAATCTCTTATTGATGATAATATTACCATGAAATACGATACCGCACTGGGGCGTGATATTAATATCGACGGCCTCTTTGCGGAGGGTTACAAAGCAGTCTTCCTGGCCCTGGGCGCGCATATGAGCAAGCCCCTTGAAATCGAGGGAGAGAACGCCGAGGGTGTGTATCCTTCCGTGCAATTCCTCCGCTCCTTCAATGTCATGGGCAAGAAAATGGCCAAGGGTTCGGTCGGCATAATCGGCGGCGGCAACTCCGCGGTTGATGCCGCGCGTGTGGCGGTGCGACAGGAAGGTGTCAACAATGTAACCATCTTCTACCGCCGCACTCGGAAAGAGATGCCGGCGTACGAGGAAGAAGTTGAAGCGGCCATTCAGGAGGGAATCAATCTGGAGGCACTGGTGACTCCAGTGAAGGTTCTATCAACCAACGGCCATTTGACCGGTCTGCAGTGCCGGCGCAACAAATTGGGTGATGCCGATGCCAGCGGGCGTCGCCGCCCGGTCGAAATCCCCGGCAGCGAATTTATCGTACCGCTCGATACGCTGGTGGTGGCCATCAGCGAGGCCTCTGATATCGATTGTATCTCGGTCGCCAGCTCGATGAAAATCGATACCGATTTGAAAAGCGGTACCGTGAAGGTCGATTTCGAATCTCTCAGCACCAATCGTCCCGGTGTCTTTGCCGGCGGCGACCTGACTACCGGGCCGAACACGATTGTCGATGCCATTGCGGCCGGTAAGAAAGTGGCCGTGATGATCGACCGGTATGTCCGGGGCGAAGAGCTGAAACAGCCGGCCGCGGTTCGCCTGCCGCGGATCTATATCGAACCGGTCAAGGTAGCCGAGGAGATGATGGCCGAGGCCAAACGGGTCGAAACGCCGCGGGCCGGTGTGCAGTGGCGCAAGCGCGGTTTCGCGGAGGTGGAGATGTCGTTGACTCTGGAAGAGGCTGCCCGTGAGGCCTGCCGCTGTCTGCGCTGCGATCTCGATTTCACCCGCCCGAAAGAAACGGAGAAAAAAGAAGTGGAGGTACGAGGATAGCCATATGATTACAATGAAACTAAACGGACTGGAAGTATCGGTCGAGGAAGGGTCAACCCTCTTGGAAGTGGCACGCTTCTATGGGTTCCCCATTCCGACCCTGTGCTTCATGGAGGGTCTTTCGCCGTATGGCGCCTGCCGCCTCTGCGTGGTTGAAATCGGGGAAGGGGCCCGGGCCAAACTGGTTTCTTCCTGCACCTATCCGGCGGAGCAGGGACTGGTGGTTAGGACTGCCTCGACCCGTGTCATGAAGGCGCGGATGATGATTCTGGAATTGCTTCTGGCTACCTGCCCGCAATCCAAAGTCATCCAGGATCTGGCCTCGAAATACCAGGTGCGGCAGCAGCGGTTCAAACAGGAACATGAGGATTGCATCATGTGCGGCCTCTGTACCCGGATGTGCGAGGAGCAGATGATGGCCAAAGCGATCGGTTTCCG
Proteins encoded in this window:
- a CDS encoding 2Fe-2S iron-sulfur cluster-binding protein, with amino-acid sequence MITMKLNGLEVSVEEGSTLLEVARFYGFPIPTLCFMEGLSPYGACRLCVVEIGEGARAKLVSSCTYPAEQGLVVRTASTRVMKARMMILELLLATCPQSKVIQDLASKYQVRQQRFKQEHEDCIMCGLCTRMCEEQMMAKAIGFRGRGERRSLGTPFDIKSETCRLCGGCIYVCPACQLRCTYTDPTAVICGGCANIHPPCYLKEQFDDMMCYMDPCVACEIKKD